The Phalacrocorax carbo chromosome 21, bPhaCar2.1, whole genome shotgun sequence genome has a window encoding:
- the SLC37A2 gene encoding glucose-6-phosphate exchanger SLC37A2 isoform X3 — translation MRAALAPGVRLLRALPRDSRYRGLTLVLTFLCYTSYHLSRKPISIVKSQLHPNCSALGPNPHNNSNSSTWCSWAPFDGDNYKELFGALDNAFLVAYAIGMFISGIFGERLPLRYYLSGGMVVSGLFTALFGLGYFWDIHVLWYFIIMQVCNGLVQTTGWPSVVACVGNWFGKGKRGLIMGIWNSHTSVGNILGSLIAGVWVSSAWGLSFIVPGIIIGAMGIICFFFLVEYPEDVGCSPPLHHMASDEEDAGGVTSNEKDPEAITPNEGPLSISGQSSADHSNSPKEPAEEPEAISFLGALRIPGVVEFSLCLLFAKLVSYTFLYWLPLYIVNVAHFGAKEAGDLSTLFDVGGILGGIFAGLISDYTGGRATTCCAMLVVAAPMLFLYNHVGQKGIGTSIVMLIICGALVNGPYALITTAVSADLGTHESLKGNAKALSTVTAIIDGTGSIGAALGPLLAGLISPTGWNNVFYMLIAADVLACLLLARVVVKEVRGWYGCIARKRGFKEF, via the exons aTGAGGGCAGCGCTCGCCCCCGGCGTCCGCCTGCTCCGCGCCCTGCCCCGGGACAGCCG GTATCGGGGGCTGACGCTGGTGCTGACCTTCCTCTGCTACACCAGCTACCACCTCTCCCGAAAACCCATCAGCATCGTCAAG AGCCAGCTGCACCCCAATTGCTCAGCTTTGGgcccaaacccccacaacaactCCAACAGCAGCACGTGGTGCAGCTGGGCGCCCTTCG atggGGACAACTACAAGGAGCTTTTCGGGGCGCTGGATAATGCCTTCCTGGTGGCCTATGCCATCGGGATGTTTATCAG CGGCATTTTTGGGGAGCGTCTCCCCCTGCGCTATTACCTGTCAGGGGGGATGGTGGTAAGCGGGCTCTTCACCGCACTCTTTGGCCTCGGCTACTTCTGGGACATCCACGTCCTCTGGTACTTCATCATCATGCAG GTCTGCAACGGGCTGGTGCAGACAACCGGCTGGCCCTCGGTCGTGGCGTGCGTCGGGAACTGGTTCGGGAAGGGAAA GAGAGGTTTGATCATGGGTATCTGGAACTCGCACACCTCCGTCGGCAACATCTTAGGGTCGCTTATCGCCGGTGTCTGGGTTTCCTCCGCCTGGGGCCTGTCCTTCATCGTGCCTGGCATCATCATCGGCGCCATGGGCATCATCTGCTTCTTCTTCCTCGTGGAGT ACCCTGAGGACGTTGGCTGCAGTCCACCTCTGCATCAC ATGGCCTCTGACGAGGAGGACGCTGGAGGGGTGACCTCCAACGAGAAGGATCCTGAAGCAATCACCCCCAATGAGGGGCCGCTCAGCATCTCAGGCCAGAGCAGCGCAGATCACTCCAACAGCCCCAAGGAGCCAGCCGAGGAGCCCGAAGCCATCAGCTTCCTCGGGGCCCTCCGGATACCC ggcGTGGTGGAGTTCTCCCTTTGCCTGCTTTTTGCCAAGCTGGTGAGCTACACCTTTCTCTACTGGCTGCCCCTCTATATCGTGAACGTTG CTCACTTCGGTGCCAAGGAAGCCGGGGACCTGTCGACCCTCTTTGATGTCGGGGGCATTTTAG GGGGGATCTTTGCCGGCCTCATCTCTGACTACACTGGTGGCAGAGCCACCACGTGCTGCGCGATGCTGGTTGTTGCTGCTCCCATG CTGTTCCTGTATAACCATGTCGGCCAGAAAGGCATCGGCACATCAATAG TGATGCTGATCATCTGCGGCGCTTTGGTTAACGGGCCCTATGCTCTCATCACAACAGCGGTTTCTGCAGATTTG GGAACCCACGAGTCTCTCAAAGGAAACGCCAAAGCCCTCTCTACTGTCACGGCCATCATTGATGGCACAGGATCCATAG GTGCTGCACTAGGGCCGCTGCTCGCAGGGCTCATCTCCCCCACTGGCTGGAATAACGTCTTCTACATGTTGATAGCAGCTGACGTCTTGGCTTGCCTG CTCCTCGCCCGTGTGGTGGTCAAAGAGGTCCGTGGGTGGTATGGCTGCATAGCGAGGAAGAGAGG GTTTAAGGAGTTTTGA
- the SLC37A2 gene encoding glucose-6-phosphate exchanger SLC37A2 isoform X2 — protein sequence MRAALAPGVRLLRALPRDSRYRGLTLVLTFLCYTSYHLSRKPISIVKSQLHPNCSALGPNPHNNSNSSTWCSWAPFDGDNYKELFGALDNAFLVAYAIGMFISGIFGERLPLRYYLSGGMVVSGLFTALFGLGYFWDIHVLWYFIIMQVCNGLVQTTGWPSVVACVGNWFGKGKRGLIMGIWNSHTSVGNILGSLIAGVWVSSAWGLSFIVPGIIIGAMGIICFFFLVEYPEDVGCSPPLHHMASDEEDAGGVTSNEKDPEAITPNEGPLSISGQSSADHSNSPKEPAEEPEAISFLGALRIPGVVEFSLCLLFAKLVSYTFLYWLPLYIVNVAHFGAKEAGDLSTLFDVGGILGGIFAGLISDYTGGRATTCCAMLVVAAPMLFLYNHVGQKGIGTSIVMLIICGALVNGPYALITTAVSADLGTHESLKGNAKALSTVTAIIDGTGSIGAALGPLLAGLISPTGWNNVFYMLIAADVLACLLLARVVVKEVRGWYGCIARKRGSSVQLTESVLDGK from the exons aTGAGGGCAGCGCTCGCCCCCGGCGTCCGCCTGCTCCGCGCCCTGCCCCGGGACAGCCG GTATCGGGGGCTGACGCTGGTGCTGACCTTCCTCTGCTACACCAGCTACCACCTCTCCCGAAAACCCATCAGCATCGTCAAG AGCCAGCTGCACCCCAATTGCTCAGCTTTGGgcccaaacccccacaacaactCCAACAGCAGCACGTGGTGCAGCTGGGCGCCCTTCG atggGGACAACTACAAGGAGCTTTTCGGGGCGCTGGATAATGCCTTCCTGGTGGCCTATGCCATCGGGATGTTTATCAG CGGCATTTTTGGGGAGCGTCTCCCCCTGCGCTATTACCTGTCAGGGGGGATGGTGGTAAGCGGGCTCTTCACCGCACTCTTTGGCCTCGGCTACTTCTGGGACATCCACGTCCTCTGGTACTTCATCATCATGCAG GTCTGCAACGGGCTGGTGCAGACAACCGGCTGGCCCTCGGTCGTGGCGTGCGTCGGGAACTGGTTCGGGAAGGGAAA GAGAGGTTTGATCATGGGTATCTGGAACTCGCACACCTCCGTCGGCAACATCTTAGGGTCGCTTATCGCCGGTGTCTGGGTTTCCTCCGCCTGGGGCCTGTCCTTCATCGTGCCTGGCATCATCATCGGCGCCATGGGCATCATCTGCTTCTTCTTCCTCGTGGAGT ACCCTGAGGACGTTGGCTGCAGTCCACCTCTGCATCAC ATGGCCTCTGACGAGGAGGACGCTGGAGGGGTGACCTCCAACGAGAAGGATCCTGAAGCAATCACCCCCAATGAGGGGCCGCTCAGCATCTCAGGCCAGAGCAGCGCAGATCACTCCAACAGCCCCAAGGAGCCAGCCGAGGAGCCCGAAGCCATCAGCTTCCTCGGGGCCCTCCGGATACCC ggcGTGGTGGAGTTCTCCCTTTGCCTGCTTTTTGCCAAGCTGGTGAGCTACACCTTTCTCTACTGGCTGCCCCTCTATATCGTGAACGTTG CTCACTTCGGTGCCAAGGAAGCCGGGGACCTGTCGACCCTCTTTGATGTCGGGGGCATTTTAG GGGGGATCTTTGCCGGCCTCATCTCTGACTACACTGGTGGCAGAGCCACCACGTGCTGCGCGATGCTGGTTGTTGCTGCTCCCATG CTGTTCCTGTATAACCATGTCGGCCAGAAAGGCATCGGCACATCAATAG TGATGCTGATCATCTGCGGCGCTTTGGTTAACGGGCCCTATGCTCTCATCACAACAGCGGTTTCTGCAGATTTG GGAACCCACGAGTCTCTCAAAGGAAACGCCAAAGCCCTCTCTACTGTCACGGCCATCATTGATGGCACAGGATCCATAG GTGCTGCACTAGGGCCGCTGCTCGCAGGGCTCATCTCCCCCACTGGCTGGAATAACGTCTTCTACATGTTGATAGCAGCTGACGTCTTGGCTTGCCTG CTCCTCGCCCGTGTGGTGGTCAAAGAGGTCCGTGGGTGGTATGGCTGCATAGCGAGGAAGAGAGG CTCTAGCGTGCAGCTAACAGAGTCAGTGCTGGATGGGAAGTAG
- the SLC37A2 gene encoding glucose-6-phosphate exchanger SLC37A2 isoform X1 encodes MRAALAPGVRLLRALPRDSRYRGLTLVLTFLCYTSYHLSRKPISIVKSQLHPNCSALGPNPHNNSNSSTWCSWAPFDGDNYKELFGALDNAFLVAYAIGMFISGIFGERLPLRYYLSGGMVVSGLFTALFGLGYFWDIHVLWYFIIMQVCNGLVQTTGWPSVVACVGNWFGKGKRGLIMGIWNSHTSVGNILGSLIAGVWVSSAWGLSFIVPGIIIGAMGIICFFFLVEYPEDVGCSPPLHHMASDEEDAGGVTSNEKDPEAITPNEGPLSISGQSSADHSNSPKEPAEEPEAISFLGALRIPGVVEFSLCLLFAKLVSYTFLYWLPLYIVNVAHFGAKEAGDLSTLFDVGGILGGIFAGLISDYTGGRATTCCAMLVVAAPMLFLYNHVGQKGIGTSIVMLIICGALVNGPYALITTAVSADLGTHESLKGNAKALSTVTAIIDGTGSIGAALGPLLAGLISPTGWNNVFYMLIAADVLACLLLARVVVKEVRGWYGCIARKRGYVHTAPGQPPVPRCPNTASVLLWKDVCYPLLSLLHHVRLREAACPTPRSQGHRETFPPQARAPPGGF; translated from the exons aTGAGGGCAGCGCTCGCCCCCGGCGTCCGCCTGCTCCGCGCCCTGCCCCGGGACAGCCG GTATCGGGGGCTGACGCTGGTGCTGACCTTCCTCTGCTACACCAGCTACCACCTCTCCCGAAAACCCATCAGCATCGTCAAG AGCCAGCTGCACCCCAATTGCTCAGCTTTGGgcccaaacccccacaacaactCCAACAGCAGCACGTGGTGCAGCTGGGCGCCCTTCG atggGGACAACTACAAGGAGCTTTTCGGGGCGCTGGATAATGCCTTCCTGGTGGCCTATGCCATCGGGATGTTTATCAG CGGCATTTTTGGGGAGCGTCTCCCCCTGCGCTATTACCTGTCAGGGGGGATGGTGGTAAGCGGGCTCTTCACCGCACTCTTTGGCCTCGGCTACTTCTGGGACATCCACGTCCTCTGGTACTTCATCATCATGCAG GTCTGCAACGGGCTGGTGCAGACAACCGGCTGGCCCTCGGTCGTGGCGTGCGTCGGGAACTGGTTCGGGAAGGGAAA GAGAGGTTTGATCATGGGTATCTGGAACTCGCACACCTCCGTCGGCAACATCTTAGGGTCGCTTATCGCCGGTGTCTGGGTTTCCTCCGCCTGGGGCCTGTCCTTCATCGTGCCTGGCATCATCATCGGCGCCATGGGCATCATCTGCTTCTTCTTCCTCGTGGAGT ACCCTGAGGACGTTGGCTGCAGTCCACCTCTGCATCAC ATGGCCTCTGACGAGGAGGACGCTGGAGGGGTGACCTCCAACGAGAAGGATCCTGAAGCAATCACCCCCAATGAGGGGCCGCTCAGCATCTCAGGCCAGAGCAGCGCAGATCACTCCAACAGCCCCAAGGAGCCAGCCGAGGAGCCCGAAGCCATCAGCTTCCTCGGGGCCCTCCGGATACCC ggcGTGGTGGAGTTCTCCCTTTGCCTGCTTTTTGCCAAGCTGGTGAGCTACACCTTTCTCTACTGGCTGCCCCTCTATATCGTGAACGTTG CTCACTTCGGTGCCAAGGAAGCCGGGGACCTGTCGACCCTCTTTGATGTCGGGGGCATTTTAG GGGGGATCTTTGCCGGCCTCATCTCTGACTACACTGGTGGCAGAGCCACCACGTGCTGCGCGATGCTGGTTGTTGCTGCTCCCATG CTGTTCCTGTATAACCATGTCGGCCAGAAAGGCATCGGCACATCAATAG TGATGCTGATCATCTGCGGCGCTTTGGTTAACGGGCCCTATGCTCTCATCACAACAGCGGTTTCTGCAGATTTG GGAACCCACGAGTCTCTCAAAGGAAACGCCAAAGCCCTCTCTACTGTCACGGCCATCATTGATGGCACAGGATCCATAG GTGCTGCACTAGGGCCGCTGCTCGCAGGGCTCATCTCCCCCACTGGCTGGAATAACGTCTTCTACATGTTGATAGCAGCTGACGTCTTGGCTTGCCTG CTCCTCGCCCGTGTGGTGGTCAAAGAGGTCCGTGGGTGGTATGGCTGCATAGCGAGGAAGAGAGGGTACGTACATACTGCCCCGGGGCAGCCTCCGGTCCCGCGATGCCCAAACACGGCATCGGTGCTGCTCTGGAAAGATGTTTGCTATCCCTTGCTGTCACTGCTGCATCACGTCAGGCTTCGTGAGGCCGCCTGCCCGACGCCTCGCTCCCAAGGGCACAGAGAGACATTTCCACCTCAAGCCAGGGCACCACCTGGGGGATTTTAG